A section of the Hirschia baltica ATCC 49814 genome encodes:
- a CDS encoding helix-turn-helix transcriptional regulator produces the protein MTKLINTEELSKITGIAPITWAKRRMRGEPHTPPYLKIGRSVKYRWDDVEKWLASKSCSSTSQEV, from the coding sequence ATGACCAAACTGATAAACACCGAAGAACTATCTAAAATTACAGGTATTGCGCCAATAACCTGGGCAAAACGCCGAATGCGCGGTGAACCCCACACCCCTCCTTACCTAAAAATTGGTCGAAGCGTGAAATACCGCTGGGACGATGTTGAAAAGTGGTTAGCTAGCAAATCTTGCTCCAGCACTTCACAGGAGGTTTAG
- a CDS encoding site-specific integrase gives MKIKFTLSNLKALKPSEKRYVCWDSELTGFGARVQPSGKVVFFVRQSRFTETGTTLDITIGALGQPWTPSNARSQATLLLLQLKQGIDPRKKTNEINYTIASYFEVFCGQTNGRKKPRTIKLEESLFKRHISPHLGKVKLKELNTTHISNFMSKVANPDKIIVEKTKPRGKAVVSGGKPTANRAHDILSAMLNHAVKAGLLDKNPAKNVAKFRTEKKERFLTEVEIQRLGQELRQAGSDGTNTYAIEALKVLMFTGARKSEILSLRWEYIDWQRSLANLPDSKNDMKSIVLPSVVISILNNLPNKGTNGWVFPSNDGNTHFTGLQKIWNRIRTNANLRDVRIHDLRHTFASVGAAEGKSLYILGKALTHANPATTQRYAHLADDPLRHAVEAISNKIDDSLN, from the coding sequence ATGAAAATAAAATTTACACTTTCAAACCTCAAGGCATTAAAGCCAAGTGAAAAGAGATATGTCTGCTGGGACAGCGAGTTAACTGGCTTTGGTGCTCGCGTTCAGCCAAGCGGAAAGGTCGTATTTTTTGTTCGCCAATCTCGTTTCACCGAAACAGGCACCACATTAGACATTACCATCGGAGCATTAGGGCAACCCTGGACGCCCAGCAATGCGCGTAGTCAGGCAACACTCCTCTTACTTCAATTAAAGCAAGGTATCGACCCCCGAAAGAAAACGAACGAAATCAACTACACTATAGCAAGCTATTTTGAAGTTTTCTGCGGCCAGACCAACGGTCGAAAAAAACCACGAACTATTAAGCTCGAAGAATCTCTATTCAAGCGTCACATCTCTCCTCATCTTGGAAAAGTGAAACTGAAAGAACTAAATACGACCCATATCAGTAATTTTATGAGCAAAGTTGCCAATCCAGATAAAATCATTGTCGAGAAAACGAAACCGCGTGGCAAAGCCGTAGTATCGGGCGGAAAACCAACAGCGAACAGAGCTCATGACATTTTATCCGCAATGCTTAACCATGCTGTGAAAGCAGGTTTACTTGACAAAAATCCTGCTAAGAACGTTGCTAAATTTCGGACTGAAAAAAAGGAACGTTTTTTGACTGAAGTGGAAATTCAACGACTAGGACAGGAGTTAAGACAGGCCGGAAGCGACGGGACTAACACATACGCAATTGAGGCATTAAAAGTTCTTATGTTCACAGGCGCTAGAAAAAGTGAAATTCTTAGCCTCCGATGGGAATACATAGACTGGCAAAGAAGCCTAGCAAACCTCCCAGACTCAAAGAATGATATGAAGAGTATAGTTTTACCTTCTGTGGTGATCTCAATTTTGAACAACCTACCCAACAAAGGGACTAACGGATGGGTCTTTCCTTCAAATGATGGAAATACTCATTTCACGGGGTTGCAGAAAATTTGGAACAGAATTCGAACCAACGCCAATCTAAGAGATGTCAGAATTCACGATCTACGACACACCTTCGCAAGTGTGGGTGCCGCTGAAGGAAAAAGCTTATATATACTGGGAAAAGCACTCACTCACGCTAACCCTGCTACAACTCAAAGATATGCTCACTTAGCTGACGACCCTTTGCGACATGCAGTCGAGGCGATTAGCAATAAAATCGACGATAGTTTAAATTGA
- a CDS encoding sensor histidine kinase has translation MGAVSTHAAPLSGSKSYEQLEKRLQREIAARKSAECLLKDKSKSLIASNQALEKVAHHLEEQRLQLDIILDNTVGGIFLTNANFQILRVNKAGMEMFNLCQETLLDLKIIDLFHADLDVSHVVREAQKELGQARIYETIGMTIYGDQVPIEIGVTLVKQDAPRSKQYVWIVRNITRRKQDDAKREVLEKELAQAQKLEALGTLASGVAHEINTPIQYVGDNLRFLQDSFTDLMALMRLQDSKYSDAELEAKKEEIDLEFLEAELPASLEQSLYGLDQVARIVKAVKEFSHPGSGDAESINLNELASSSSTLCKNQWKYLADVEFLFDPNLPEVVCYPGDVNQVLLNMIVNAADAIDELGAGDKGTITLQTRFDDTSIYLDISDTGCGMDESVVGRIFDPFFTTKDVGKGTGQGLAISYNIIKQKHGGDIKVVSSEGAGTTFTISLPREFGGVS, from the coding sequence ATGGGGGCCGTTTCAACACATGCAGCGCCACTTTCAGGCAGCAAATCTTATGAACAGTTAGAAAAGCGCCTTCAGCGGGAAATCGCTGCACGTAAAAGTGCTGAGTGTCTTTTGAAGGATAAAAGCAAATCGCTCATCGCATCTAATCAAGCACTCGAAAAAGTTGCGCACCATTTAGAAGAGCAAAGACTGCAGCTTGATATTATTCTTGATAATACAGTGGGCGGAATTTTTCTGACAAATGCAAATTTTCAGATTTTGCGGGTGAATAAAGCTGGCATGGAGATGTTCAATTTGTGTCAGGAAACCCTACTGGACCTAAAAATTATTGATCTTTTCCATGCAGACCTAGATGTGTCTCATGTCGTTCGAGAGGCTCAAAAAGAGCTAGGTCAGGCAAGAATTTACGAGACAATCGGAATGACGATTTATGGAGATCAAGTTCCTATAGAGATTGGCGTTACATTAGTTAAACAAGATGCGCCACGGTCCAAGCAATATGTTTGGATTGTTCGCAATATCACGAGACGTAAACAAGATGATGCAAAACGAGAAGTGCTAGAAAAAGAGCTGGCACAAGCGCAAAAACTTGAAGCATTGGGAACATTAGCTAGTGGCGTCGCGCATGAAATTAACACGCCTATTCAGTATGTTGGAGACAATTTGCGTTTCTTGCAAGACAGCTTTACGGATTTGATGGCATTGATGCGTTTGCAAGATTCAAAGTATTCGGACGCGGAGCTGGAAGCAAAAAAAGAAGAAATTGATCTTGAGTTTTTGGAAGCAGAATTGCCTGCCTCATTAGAGCAGTCGCTCTATGGCCTTGATCAAGTTGCTCGAATTGTAAAAGCTGTAAAAGAATTTTCTCATCCCGGTTCAGGCGATGCTGAATCGATAAATCTAAATGAGCTTGCTTCTTCCTCTTCAACGCTTTGTAAAAATCAGTGGAAATATCTCGCTGATGTTGAATTCCTTTTTGACCCTAATCTGCCTGAAGTTGTGTGTTACCCAGGAGATGTAAATCAAGTTCTATTGAATATGATTGTAAATGCGGCTGATGCCATTGATGAGTTGGGGGCAGGGGATAAAGGCACGATTACGCTGCAAACCAGATTTGATGATACGAGCATTTATCTGGATATTTCAGATACTGGATGTGGCATGGATGAGAGCGTTGTTGGTCGTATTTTTGATCCGTTTTTTACAACAAAAGATGTGGGAAAAGGAACTGGGCAAGGCCTAGCCATTTCTTACAATATAATAAAGCAAAAGCACGGTGGCGATATAAAGGTGGTATCGAGCGAAGGCGCAGGCACTACATTTACGATATCATTACCGCGTGAATTTGGAGGTGTATCATGA
- a CDS encoding HDOD domain-containing protein, translating to MSNPTVLFVDDEPNVLRGLKRMLRPERNRWDMVFMEGGPEAIQWLSENDVDAIVSDMRMPVKDGADVLNFAAENNKGYVRIVLSGEADKELTYRTVLSSHQFLSKPCQNIELVRAIDLPVSFLGRLSSNDQARVASALRTLPCAADIVAQAKKALSREAGLSEFANIVSKEPTLALRIFQLANSAYFGKPANTLSIYEAVTTIGSDVLRSLLETNRLVDQVTTESNNEALKDISSCAVKCAQMLYELALERGTSETEAEAAYSTGLLSWAGDSLVAGTDMGLDAASLHLNAISVSGYAACLLGIPAHMSAVISSLNTQQSDRFVDPSDRANALASLMFDKAVA from the coding sequence ATGAGCAATCCCACAGTTTTGTTTGTCGATGATGAGCCAAATGTTTTACGCGGCTTGAAACGCATGTTGCGCCCTGAGAGAAACCGATGGGATATGGTGTTTATGGAAGGCGGTCCCGAGGCCATCCAATGGTTATCTGAGAATGATGTAGATGCCATTGTGAGCGATATGCGTATGCCGGTCAAAGATGGTGCGGATGTTTTAAATTTCGCCGCTGAAAACAATAAGGGATATGTCAGAATCGTATTGTCGGGCGAGGCAGACAAGGAACTTACATATCGAACTGTTCTTAGTTCCCATCAGTTTCTGTCGAAGCCTTGTCAAAATATAGAACTTGTTCGTGCAATAGATCTGCCTGTTTCATTTTTAGGCCGGCTATCGTCCAATGATCAGGCTAGAGTGGCATCTGCTTTGAGAACATTGCCTTGCGCGGCCGACATTGTTGCGCAAGCCAAGAAAGCATTGTCTCGTGAGGCAGGGTTGAGTGAATTTGCGAATATAGTATCCAAAGAACCCACATTGGCCTTACGAATTTTTCAATTAGCTAATTCAGCGTATTTTGGAAAACCGGCCAATACGTTGAGCATATACGAGGCGGTGACAACCATTGGCTCGGATGTTCTTAGATCCTTACTTGAGACGAACCGTCTCGTCGATCAAGTAACCACCGAATCTAATAATGAAGCGCTCAAAGACATTTCCAGTTGCGCAGTGAAGTGTGCGCAAATGTTGTATGAACTGGCCCTTGAACGAGGGACAAGCGAAACCGAAGCAGAGGCAGCTTATTCAACAGGTTTACTTTCGTGGGCCGGAGATTCTCTAGTGGCTGGGACTGATATGGGCTTGGATGCTGCGTCTCTGCATTTGAATGCAATTAGTGTTTCTGGATATGCGGCATGTTTATTGGGTATTCCCGCACATATGAGCGCAGTGATTTCATCTTTGAACACACAACAATCGGATAGATTTGTCGATCCGAGTGATCGCGCCAACGCGCTGGCCTCACTTATGTTTGACAAGGCGGTAGCGTGA
- a CDS encoding TetR/AcrR family transcriptional regulator, whose translation MRENVSKIIKLDGRRVKSRQKLKKALAKILRTKSLEKITIEEISKAAHVTRPTFYSNYKDLQAIAIEYVDELMQTLLEKFRTIDVDQKLLPRQRVKVLLLYYIEMLQENDGILLSAAAGRAGNEALELMRSYWMKMVLIRAEKVPHSGLSALDIEVSTHFVAGAVNSVLEAHASGKLDMNAEEVAESISLLINQGLGQTLGAID comes from the coding sequence GTGAGAGAGAATGTTTCTAAAATCATCAAATTGGATGGTCGTCGGGTTAAAAGTCGTCAGAAATTAAAAAAGGCTTTAGCAAAAATACTACGGACGAAGAGCTTAGAAAAAATAACAATAGAAGAAATATCAAAAGCTGCACATGTCACACGACCGACTTTTTATTCCAATTATAAGGATTTGCAGGCGATCGCTATCGAATATGTCGATGAGTTGATGCAAACTTTATTGGAAAAATTTAGGACAATTGATGTGGATCAGAAGTTGTTGCCGCGACAGCGAGTAAAAGTTCTGCTGCTCTATTATATTGAGATGTTACAAGAAAATGATGGAATATTGCTTAGTGCTGCTGCGGGGCGCGCTGGTAATGAAGCCTTGGAATTGATGCGCAGTTACTGGATGAAGATGGTTCTCATTCGGGCTGAAAAAGTACCGCATTCTGGCTTGTCGGCTTTAGATATCGAGGTGTCTACGCATTTTGTTGCTGGGGCAGTGAACTCAGTTTTAGAAGCGCATGCCTCAGGTAAACTTGATATGAATGCTGAAGAGGTTGCTGAAAGTATTTCGTTACTCATTAATCAAGGTTTAGGGCAAACTCTGGGTGCAATTGATTAG
- a CDS encoding alpha/beta hydrolase has translation MIRSHAALISIGLCALFLSHCTSHETIAPPETAKVSHLSEPISQPIAASDKGQFVKIAEFESQFIQPRGLTIWLPPGYDPTNQKYPVIYAHDGQNLMETEGSYRGVEWNLDEVSTRLIKEEKARPAIIVGIWNTDKRWWEYAPEKIINNLPEEAFAVSEDNPEGVKPELYSDAYLKFIVEELKPYIDSNYATAPGRENTSIMGSSMGGLISLYALAEYPEVFSKAACLSTHWVLARPESPAANAATQAILAYLDSSKIGEYPQTIWFDHGTIELDQYYARHSVDIEAWFRENGWDKNAAQFRVYEGTGHKEEYWASRAHEYLAFLMAQ, from the coding sequence ATGATCAGATCACACGCGGCGCTCATATCCATTGGCTTATGCGCGCTCTTTTTAAGTCATTGCACAAGTCACGAAACGATTGCACCTCCTGAAACGGCCAAAGTATCGCATCTTTCAGAACCAATATCTCAGCCTATAGCCGCTTCTGACAAGGGACAATTTGTAAAAATTGCTGAGTTTGAATCACAATTCATACAACCGCGCGGTCTAACAATATGGCTCCCCCCCGGATATGATCCTACTAACCAAAAATATCCTGTGATTTATGCTCATGATGGCCAAAACCTTATGGAAACGGAAGGTTCATATCGGGGTGTTGAGTGGAATTTAGATGAAGTTTCAACGCGGCTAATAAAAGAAGAAAAAGCACGCCCCGCAATTATTGTCGGCATATGGAACACGGATAAACGTTGGTGGGAATACGCCCCTGAAAAAATCATCAACAACCTTCCTGAAGAAGCCTTTGCTGTTTCTGAGGATAATCCTGAAGGCGTTAAACCCGAATTATATAGCGATGCATACCTGAAATTCATCGTCGAAGAACTAAAGCCCTATATCGACTCCAACTACGCCACCGCCCCCGGGCGGGAAAATACGTCTATCATGGGCTCAAGCATGGGCGGTCTCATCTCTTTATATGCCCTTGCTGAATACCCAGAGGTGTTTAGCAAAGCCGCTTGCCTCTCCACGCATTGGGTTTTGGCTCGTCCTGAATCTCCCGCTGCAAACGCAGCCACACAAGCTATATTGGCTTACCTTGATAGTTCTAAAATCGGTGAATATCCCCAAACCATTTGGTTTGATCACGGCACTATCGAACTGGATCAATACTATGCCCGTCATTCAGTCGACATTGAAGCATGGTTTCGTGAAAATGGTTGGGATAAAAATGCCGCTCAATTCCGCGTTTACGAAGGAACTGGTCACAAAGAAGAATACTGGGCATCAAGAGCACACGAATATCTTGCATTCTTAATGGCACAATAA
- a CDS encoding response regulator: protein MSDKIRVLFVDDDPALLQGLKRKFHKEFDLTVAESALEGVRCLEKKGPFSVVVSDQNMPQVKGTTFLAKIAKHFPLTVRVLFTGNNDQETAVSAVNDGAVFKFLNKPCTSDEILEVVKQAHAHHLMLKNERLILEETLTGSINLLTDMLSMTHPKAFQRANLVHEWSVKAAKLLDIDDVWELEVASKLWPLSYLLLPDDLIAKRNAGEDLNAEDHKLLAASYLSISQLLNNIPRVSEISRILLLSCDGACQAVEPEARPKSALLLQLLINASFYADLRTGSVELKYLDKLSEGLAPVSQSLFALICGIFSDQTKASNTVLKEVEAVYLLEDDVLVEDLHDSNGRLLLAAGQNVTKSVISKLGQINRHQKITNKVKIVRGMGNNVSREPATAA, encoded by the coding sequence ATGAGTGATAAAATACGTGTTTTATTTGTTGATGATGACCCAGCTCTTTTGCAAGGGTTAAAAAGGAAATTCCATAAAGAGTTTGATCTCACCGTTGCGGAGAGTGCATTGGAGGGTGTGAGGTGTTTGGAGAAAAAAGGTCCGTTTTCGGTTGTTGTTTCAGACCAGAATATGCCTCAAGTTAAAGGCACAACCTTTTTGGCCAAGATCGCCAAGCATTTTCCTTTGACCGTTCGGGTTCTGTTTACTGGGAATAATGACCAAGAAACAGCTGTATCGGCTGTTAATGATGGGGCTGTTTTTAAATTTCTCAATAAGCCATGTACGTCAGATGAAATCCTAGAAGTGGTCAAGCAGGCTCATGCACATCATTTGATGTTGAAAAATGAACGATTAATCCTCGAGGAAACATTGACAGGTAGCATTAACTTGCTGACCGACATGCTTTCTATGACGCATCCCAAAGCATTTCAACGTGCAAATCTCGTCCATGAATGGTCGGTGAAAGCTGCAAAACTTTTGGACATTGATGATGTTTGGGAATTGGAGGTCGCTTCTAAGCTTTGGCCACTCAGCTATCTCTTGTTGCCAGATGATCTGATTGCAAAACGAAATGCTGGCGAGGATTTGAACGCTGAAGATCATAAATTACTTGCGGCATCATATTTGTCTATCTCTCAGTTGCTTAACAACATTCCGCGGGTGAGTGAAATTTCGCGTATTTTGCTGTTGAGTTGTGATGGTGCATGTCAGGCTGTTGAACCAGAGGCACGGCCAAAGTCCGCACTGTTGTTGCAGTTGCTTATAAACGCATCTTTTTATGCTGATTTGAGAACCGGTTCAGTTGAGTTGAAATATCTCGATAAACTGAGCGAGGGACTTGCGCCAGTCAGTCAGTCTTTGTTTGCTTTGATATGCGGCATTTTTAGTGATCAGACGAAAGCATCCAATACGGTTTTGAAAGAGGTTGAAGCGGTTTATTTATTGGAAGATGATGTTCTTGTAGAAGACCTTCATGACAGTAATGGGCGGCTGCTGTTAGCAGCTGGGCAAAATGTGACAAAAAGTGTGATTAGTAAATTGGGGCAAATAAACAGGCATCAAAAAATCACAAATAAAGTGAAGATCGTGCGAGGCATGGGCAATAATGTGTCACGCGAACCGGCGACGGCAGCATAA
- a CDS encoding recombinase family protein gives MKYIYARTSTQHQNVDQQAEHLLRSHSDAKVLKEQESGRSLDRPVFNELKNLLVKGDVVVVLSVSRLGRNTEEVLSFIRDMREKGVKVIVDDLGNLDVTSSTGKLVLTTLAAVAEMQREEILDKQRIGIERAKAEGKYKGKQASPETVSKCKEAVKYLEAGLSKEKAAKAAGVGVATLYRFLKEKV, from the coding sequence GTGAAGTACATTTATGCTCGAACATCTACTCAACATCAAAATGTGGATCAGCAAGCAGAACATCTATTGAGAAGTCATTCAGATGCAAAAGTTCTGAAAGAGCAGGAGAGTGGTCGTTCTTTGGACAGACCTGTTTTCAATGAGTTGAAAAACCTTCTGGTGAAAGGCGATGTTGTTGTCGTCCTTTCGGTAAGTCGATTGGGACGTAACACAGAAGAAGTTTTATCCTTCATCAGAGACATGCGCGAAAAAGGTGTCAAAGTCATTGTGGATGATCTTGGCAATTTGGATGTGACGAGTTCAACGGGAAAGTTGGTTCTAACTACTTTGGCGGCGGTTGCTGAAATGCAGCGAGAAGAGATACTTGATAAACAACGTATCGGGATTGAACGCGCAAAAGCTGAAGGCAAATACAAAGGCAAGCAAGCATCACCGGAGACGGTAAGTAAGTGCAAGGAAGCAGTAAAGTACTTGGAGGCAGGGTTGTCTAAGGAGAAAGCTGCCAAAGCTGCTGGGGTAGGGGTGGCTACGTTGTATCGGTTTCTTAAAGAGAAAGTTTGA
- a CDS encoding response regulator: MTTHSEILNFPQRPDKSTSYRILMVDDELPVLLTIKRRLRMHFDIVSVLSPTEALQRIATDKPFDIVISDMRMPEMSGIEFLSRVRKIDPSIARIMLTGDLDRETLLQAVNKAEVSKFLEKPVSSDQLCEAIMETAAERDVRNTINSTSSHLLANIEEEFQTPLKHIIGFANIISTSNLPAKDIKEYAGYIIENGNEILAASQSLAILSKIESGDYLSQVSQFDLHDIILENTNPLRRKAKSRDLKFDIDMEASNTVVKADMHIFSLLISTLMSYAIKHAQPSSKISIKTWLVNADSIVLEINNHSSAGTKKMPPVSQTPLTLVDISASKKLNGLELGLRLLKASSPYLKKEPLIKYQENSGFSVKLLIPIQISYSQAHNVGS, translated from the coding sequence TTGACCACCCATAGTGAGATTTTGAATTTCCCCCAACGTCCGGATAAATCAACGAGTTATCGGATACTCATGGTTGATGATGAATTGCCTGTATTATTGACAATTAAACGTCGCTTACGCATGCATTTTGATATTGTGTCGGTTCTTAGCCCAACTGAGGCGCTGCAGCGCATAGCTACTGACAAGCCTTTTGATATTGTCATTTCAGATATGCGAATGCCAGAAATGTCTGGTATTGAATTTCTAAGCAGGGTTCGCAAAATCGACCCAAGCATTGCTCGTATCATGCTAACTGGAGACCTTGACCGCGAAACCCTTCTTCAGGCTGTCAATAAAGCTGAAGTATCCAAATTTCTTGAAAAACCCGTCTCTTCAGATCAATTATGTGAAGCGATAATGGAAACTGCTGCAGAAAGAGATGTAAGGAACACGATTAATTCAACATCGTCCCATCTGCTGGCAAATATTGAAGAAGAATTTCAAACACCTCTAAAACACATTATTGGTTTTGCGAACATCATTTCAACGTCTAATCTACCTGCAAAAGACATAAAAGAATATGCGGGATACATTATTGAAAATGGCAATGAAATTCTCGCTGCAAGTCAATCTCTTGCAATCCTTTCAAAAATTGAAAGCGGGGATTATTTGTCCCAAGTTAGTCAATTCGACTTACATGATATCATACTAGAAAACACCAATCCGCTAAGACGTAAGGCCAAAAGCCGAGACTTGAAATTCGATATTGATATGGAAGCCTCAAACACAGTTGTGAAAGCAGACATGCATATCTTTTCACTCTTGATATCAACTTTGATGTCTTACGCTATCAAACATGCCCAACCGTCCAGCAAGATTTCTATCAAAACTTGGCTTGTGAACGCTGATTCAATTGTCTTGGAAATTAATAATCACAGCTCAGCTGGGACGAAAAAGATGCCCCCCGTTTCGCAGACACCTCTTACCTTAGTAGACATATCAGCGAGCAAAAAACTGAATGGCTTGGAACTAGGGCTACGCCTTTTAAAAGCATCATCGCCTTATTTGAAAAAAGAACCACTTATCAAATATCAAGAAAACAGCGGTTTTTCAGTAAAATTACTGATACCCATTCAAATATCATATTCTCAAGCCCATAATGTCGGGAGCTAA
- a CDS encoding glycosyltransferase: MSMENSLVSETDRLSPCIELTIVVPVFKEVGNVDRMVAALDAALNGIKWEVVFVDDDSPDGTASAVSDISSTDRRVRLIHRVGRRGLSSAAIEGMMSSTAEYVAVIDGDLQHDETIIPQMLTAVKDGADIAIGTRYVEGGSTGEWDGTREKISRFATWVSQQMTGVKLSDPMSGFFLVGRQTLLGVVHGLSGLGFKILLDILTTARPALKVAEIPYTFRIREEGESKLDTSAAWDFTMLLIDKKVGFLLPVRFVSFAFVGGLGIIVHFLTLTVIYQVVEKSFFWGQAAAMAISMVFNYWLNNKLTYRDKRRTGIHWFTGLLSFMGICSLGGAANVGIANFLYAEEMHWVLSALAGIIVGAVWNYAATSLYTWRK, translated from the coding sequence ATGTCGATGGAAAATAGCCTTGTTAGTGAAACTGATAGATTGTCTCCATGCATTGAATTGACGATTGTGGTTCCTGTTTTCAAAGAGGTTGGTAATGTGGATCGCATGGTGGCGGCGCTTGATGCGGCTTTAAACGGTATAAAATGGGAAGTTGTTTTTGTTGATGATGACTCTCCGGATGGAACCGCCAGCGCCGTCAGTGACATCTCTTCAACAGATCGCCGTGTCAGGTTAATTCACCGTGTTGGTCGGCGTGGACTTTCGTCTGCAGCGATTGAAGGCATGATGTCGTCAACGGCTGAATATGTTGCCGTTATTGACGGTGATTTGCAGCATGATGAAACAATAATTCCTCAAATGCTAACAGCTGTAAAAGACGGAGCTGATATCGCTATCGGCACTCGTTATGTGGAGGGGGGATCAACGGGAGAATGGGATGGAACCCGTGAGAAAATTAGTCGCTTTGCAACGTGGGTCTCACAGCAAATGACCGGAGTTAAACTTAGCGACCCGATGAGTGGATTTTTCCTCGTTGGCCGACAAACATTACTTGGTGTCGTGCATGGATTGTCAGGCTTGGGCTTTAAAATTTTACTAGATATTCTGACGACTGCGCGCCCAGCGCTTAAGGTTGCAGAAATCCCATACACGTTCCGCATTCGAGAAGAAGGCGAGAGCAAGCTGGATACTTCGGCAGCATGGGATTTTACGATGCTGTTGATAGATAAAAAAGTCGGTTTTTTGCTACCTGTGCGTTTTGTTTCTTTTGCCTTTGTGGGCGGGCTTGGAATAATCGTGCACTTCCTGACTCTGACTGTGATTTATCAAGTGGTGGAGAAGTCGTTTTTTTGGGGACAGGCTGCCGCGATGGCAATTTCGATGGTCTTTAATTATTGGCTCAATAATAAGCTTACCTATCGAGACAAACGCCGAACGGGAATACATTGGTTCACTGGTTTGTTGAGTTTTATGGGCATTTGTTCTCTGGGAGGGGCTGCAAATGTTGGCATAGCGAATTTCCTGTATGCAGAAGAAATGCACTGGGTGTTGTCGGCTTTAGCAGGCATTATCGTTGGCGCGGTGTGGAATTACGCAGCTACAAGTTTGTATACTTGGCGTAAATAA
- a CDS encoding DNA-binding response regulator, with translation MVHSPVIQFVDDDGNLLDSLVRQVKRSRPDWIVHKNQTPENALEAFRSRGADIVVTDFCMPGMDGLDLVSKMQALNPNIHTRFIMLTGSGDYSTAMTAINQLNISRFHSKPFSCNELIVEIEACLKLIEEDGSQSYELQEITMGDMCAPVFILDDSARLIYSNQAADALFQQGDVFSFGNDKVCRINDSTYRKQFEDSLKLVFNGNCDRPIWLRLEVSANRLPVGMVLQPKIMSNGRRVVSILLSPSQKDAHVSLQAIQVVFQLSTAEARIVLALINGLPLAEAASASGVALSSARTYLKRAYQKTGTSSQAELVASICATTGNLLPTSR, from the coding sequence ATGGTACATTCTCCGGTTATACAATTTGTAGATGATGATGGGAACTTGTTGGACAGTCTTGTTCGGCAAGTCAAACGTTCACGACCTGATTGGATTGTTCACAAAAATCAAACACCAGAAAACGCATTGGAAGCATTTCGAAGCAGAGGTGCGGACATTGTTGTGACAGATTTTTGTATGCCGGGAATGGATGGTTTGGATCTAGTATCCAAGATGCAGGCGTTGAATCCAAACATACACACACGCTTTATTATGCTAACGGGGTCTGGTGATTATAGCACCGCGATGACAGCAATTAACCAGCTAAATATATCGCGCTTTCATTCCAAACCATTTTCTTGCAATGAACTTATTGTTGAAATTGAAGCCTGCCTGAAGCTGATAGAAGAAGATGGCTCCCAATCTTATGAGCTGCAAGAAATAACGATGGGAGATATGTGCGCACCTGTTTTTATATTGGATGATAGCGCGCGATTGATTTATTCTAATCAGGCCGCAGATGCGCTTTTCCAGCAAGGAGATGTATTTTCTTTTGGAAATGACAAGGTTTGTAGGATTAATGATAGCACCTACCGAAAACAATTTGAGGATAGTTTAAAGCTTGTTTTCAATGGAAATTGTGATCGACCTATTTGGTTAAGGTTGGAAGTATCGGCAAACCGACTTCCCGTTGGAATGGTGCTTCAACCCAAAATAATGTCAAACGGGCGTAGGGTTGTGTCGATCCTGCTTTCACCATCCCAAAAGGATGCGCATGTATCTCTACAAGCGATTCAAGTGGTTTTCCAATTGTCCACCGCTGAAGCGCGCATTGTGCTTGCATTGATAAATGGTTTGCCTCTCGCAGAAGCCGCGTCCGCTTCAGGTGTCGCACTTTCTAGTGCTAGAACCTATCTCAAGCGTGCGTATCAAAAAACAGGTACTTCAAGCCAAGCTGAACTTGTTGCAAGCATATGCGCTACGACAGGAAATCTTTTACCAACATCGCGTTAG